Proteins encoded together in one Chitinophaga lutea window:
- the rlmB gene encoding 23S rRNA (guanosine(2251)-2'-O)-methyltransferase RlmB: MNNRFKPSPPKPKQSALIIGRQPLLEAMKSGKAIERIFMLKSATGDIIPQIRQLAAEQRIPINSVPVEKLNSLTQANHQGVVAVTAKVAYLDLQDVISHVVEKGETPLFLILDGITDVRNIGAIARSAVCCGAQAIIIPDKGIAALNEEALKSSAGALEKIAVCRVNSLLKAIDTLHLNGISVMASEMESKATLADLPWREPVAVIMGSEDKGVYPALLKAADQQFHIPMQNTFESFNVSVAAGIILYEAMKQRMQEK; encoded by the coding sequence ATGAACAATCGATTTAAACCTTCGCCGCCGAAACCGAAACAGTCTGCGCTGATCATCGGCCGCCAGCCCCTGCTGGAAGCCATGAAGAGCGGCAAAGCCATTGAAAGGATCTTTATGCTGAAAAGCGCCACAGGGGATATCATCCCTCAAATCCGCCAGCTGGCCGCAGAACAGCGCATTCCCATCAATTCGGTACCGGTGGAGAAGCTCAACAGCCTCACCCAGGCCAATCACCAGGGTGTGGTGGCCGTAACGGCCAAAGTAGCGTACCTCGACCTCCAGGACGTGATTTCCCATGTGGTGGAAAAAGGCGAAACCCCGCTGTTCCTGATCCTCGACGGGATTACGGACGTGCGGAACATCGGGGCGATTGCCCGTAGTGCGGTATGTTGCGGCGCACAGGCCATTATCATCCCCGATAAGGGCATCGCCGCCCTCAACGAGGAAGCCCTCAAATCTTCCGCCGGCGCGCTGGAGAAAATAGCGGTCTGCCGCGTGAACAGCCTGCTCAAGGCCATCGACACGCTACACCTCAACGGCATCAGCGTGATGGCCAGCGAAATGGAATCCAAAGCCACCCTGGCCGACCTGCCCTGGCGCGAGCCGGTGGCGGTGATCATGGGCTCGGAAGACAAAGGGGTATACCCGGCGTTGCTCAAGGCGGCCGACCAGCAGTTTCACATTCCCATGCAGAACACTTTTGAATCGTTTAACGTATCTGTTGCCGCGGGCATCATACTGTACGAGGCCATGAAGCAGCGGATGCAGGAGAAATAA
- a CDS encoding NUDIX domain-containing protein produces the protein MEQQQNPWKVKSSALHYDNPWISLTEHQVINPSGGDGIYGVVHFKNIAIGVVALDDEGHTWLVGQYRFALNAYSWEIPEGGGPLGTDPLESAKRELLEETGLVAERWDLIVHMHLSNSVSNEYGMVFLARGLEQREPEPEETEQLAILRLPFKKAYEMVKNHEITDSLSIAAIQKIQLMMLEGEL, from the coding sequence ATGGAACAGCAACAAAATCCCTGGAAAGTGAAGTCGTCCGCGTTGCATTATGATAATCCGTGGATTAGCCTGACCGAGCACCAGGTCATCAATCCCTCCGGCGGTGACGGCATCTACGGCGTGGTGCATTTCAAGAACATCGCCATCGGCGTGGTGGCGCTCGACGACGAAGGCCATACCTGGCTGGTGGGGCAATACCGCTTCGCCCTGAACGCCTACAGCTGGGAAATTCCCGAAGGCGGCGGCCCACTCGGTACCGACCCGCTCGAATCCGCCAAACGGGAACTGCTCGAAGAGACCGGCCTGGTGGCGGAGCGCTGGGACCTGATCGTGCACATGCACCTGTCCAATTCCGTGTCCAACGAATACGGGATGGTGTTTTTAGCCCGCGGGCTGGAGCAGCGGGAGCCCGAACCGGAAGAAACCGAGCAGCTCGCCATCCTGCGGCTGCCTTTCAAAAAAGCTTACGAAATGGTGAAAAACCATGAAATCACCGATTCCCTCTCCATAGCCGCCATCCAAAAGATTCAACTCATGATGCTGGAAGGGGAGCTTTGA